One stretch of Bacteroidales bacterium DNA includes these proteins:
- the kdsA gene encoding 3-deoxy-8-phosphooctulonate synthase, whose product MSILNKIEHLKNLDSGNFFLMAGPCVVENEEITFQIAEEIKQIAEKYKVPFIFKASYKKANRSKLDSFSGIGDQKALKILSEVRSKYQIPVVTDIHTIDEAYLAAEFVDVLQIPAFLCRQTELLIAAARTGKVINIKKGQFVSPESMKFAAQKVVESGNNLVFLTERGTTFGYQDLVVDFRGIPIMKGFGFPVVMDVTHSLQQPNQAAGVTGGHPELIETIARAAISVGADGLFIETHPNPSKALSDGANMLNISLLEGLIDRLVKIRQVINKL is encoded by the coding sequence ATGAGTATTTTAAATAAAATAGAACATCTCAAGAATCTCGATTCTGGAAACTTTTTTTTAATGGCTGGTCCATGTGTAGTTGAGAATGAAGAGATAACTTTTCAAATTGCTGAAGAGATAAAGCAAATTGCTGAAAAGTATAAAGTTCCTTTTATTTTCAAAGCATCCTACAAAAAAGCAAATCGTTCGAAATTAGATTCTTTTTCAGGAATTGGAGATCAAAAAGCTTTAAAAATCCTTTCAGAGGTTAGGTCTAAGTATCAAATACCAGTTGTTACAGATATTCATACAATAGATGAGGCCTATCTTGCAGCTGAGTTTGTTGATGTATTGCAAATTCCAGCGTTTTTGTGTAGGCAAACTGAACTTTTAATTGCAGCAGCTAGGACAGGAAAAGTTATTAATATCAAGAAGGGTCAATTTGTTTCGCCCGAATCAATGAAATTTGCGGCTCAGAAAGTTGTTGAATCTGGTAATAATCTGGTATTCCTTACAGAACGTGGAACAACTTTTGGATATCAAGATCTTGTGGTTGATTTTAGGGGTATTCCAATCATGAAAGGTTTTGGTTTTCCTGTTGTTATGGATGTTACTCATTCTCTTCAACAACCCAATCAAGCTGCTGGAGTCACAGGAGGTCATCCAGAATTAATTGAAACAATTGCACGGGCTGCAATTTCAGTGGGTGCAGATGGACTTTTTATTGAAACTCACCCCAACCCTTCAAAAGCTTTATCGGATGGAGCAAATATGCTTAACATAAGTTTACTCGAAGGGTTAATTGATAGATTAGTTAAGATTAGACAAGTAATTAATAAACTTTAA
- a CDS encoding replication-associated recombination protein A, with product MTNVPLAERIRPKTLDDYIGQKHLVGEKSILREMIRSGNLSSFILWGPPGVGKTTLAKIVANHLKRPFHILSAINSGVKDIREVIDKSKSQKFFDSPAPILFIDEIHRFSKSQQDSLLGAVEQGVVVLIGATTENPSFEVISPLLSRCQVYILRNLEEVELQELLKRAIENDIVLKKYQFNIEETDAIFRFSGGDARKLLNILELAFNSQMQNQVISINNKIIIEILQENIALYDKSGEQHYDIISAFIKSIRGSDPNAAVYWLARMIEGGEEPKFIARRLVILASEDIGLANPNALLLATSCFQAVSLIGMPESRIILSQTAIYLATSPKSNSSIEAINSAQELVRRTGDQPVPLHLRNAPTKLMKEIGYGADYKYAHSYKNNFVVQDFLPESIAGTILYNPQENSKETEIATKLASLWKSKYNYK from the coding sequence ATGACCAATGTTCCTCTTGCTGAACGTATTCGCCCAAAAACTCTTGACGATTATATTGGACAAAAACACCTTGTTGGCGAAAAAAGCATACTTAGGGAGATGATAAGATCTGGAAATCTATCATCATTTATACTTTGGGGACCACCGGGTGTTGGGAAAACAACACTTGCAAAAATAGTTGCCAATCATCTAAAAAGACCGTTTCATATTCTAAGTGCTATAAATTCAGGGGTAAAAGATATTAGAGAGGTTATTGATAAGTCTAAATCACAAAAATTCTTTGATTCACCAGCCCCTATCCTGTTTATTGATGAAATACATCGTTTTAGCAAATCACAACAAGATTCATTGCTTGGTGCTGTAGAGCAGGGTGTTGTTGTACTAATTGGTGCAACAACAGAGAATCCTTCATTTGAGGTTATCTCTCCCCTTCTATCCAGATGTCAAGTGTATATTCTTAGAAATTTAGAGGAGGTAGAACTTCAAGAGTTACTTAAGAGAGCAATTGAAAATGATATTGTGCTTAAAAAGTATCAATTCAATATTGAGGAAACGGATGCTATTTTTCGCTTTTCGGGAGGAGATGCAAGAAAACTACTTAACATCCTTGAGTTAGCATTTAATTCGCAAATGCAGAATCAAGTTATTTCAATTAACAATAAGATTATCATCGAAATACTTCAAGAAAATATAGCCTTATATGATAAAAGTGGAGAACAACATTATGATATTATCTCTGCATTTATCAAATCTATCAGGGGGAGCGATCCAAATGCAGCTGTATATTGGCTTGCTAGGATGATTGAGGGTGGTGAAGAACCCAAGTTTATTGCACGTAGATTGGTGATATTAGCATCAGAGGATATTGGTTTAGCTAATCCAAATGCTTTGCTTCTTGCCACTAGTTGTTTTCAAGCAGTATCGTTAATTGGAATGCCCGAATCAAGAATTATTTTATCGCAAACAGCCATTTACCTTGCAACTTCGCCTAAAAGCAATTCTTCAATAGAAGCAATTAATTCCGCACAAGAACTTGTAAGAAGAACCGGAGATCAACCTGTCCCGCTTCATCTACGAAACGCACCAACAAAACTTATGAAAGAAATTGGTTATGGTGCCGATTATAAATATGCCCATAGCTATAAGAATAATTTTGTGGTACAGGATTTTCTCCCTGAATCCATTGCGGGAACTATTCTTTACAACCCTCAGGAAAATAGTAAAGAGACTGAAATTGCAACTAAATTGGCATCACTCTGGAAATCAAAGTATAACTATAAATAG
- a CDS encoding GAF domain-containing protein, protein MKIRMKIRSKMLLSVVIIASMVFLSSIGYLTNKLKSISLKESSSLADAIAAKNANLIKSSLTAEMGMARTMANSLADFREHPDAKRVEYTKQILKNVATQNPDFLSVWCIWELNSVDANWNKPYGRLSLTYFRENGKLIFTSGRERLDGDLLTGSYYYLKTHKKEAVFDPYRYTYKGSNITILETSVCVPLVEGERFAGVFGFDFSLSHHQVLIDKIKPFEGSIAMLLSQNASIVAHSNEKLIGLSFDSIYPKENKIFEVAKNINSGKSFSATFIDSKTNIEYYATFASFAIEKSENPWTLALFVPTKVLMKEANAVSKTSFVVILVGLFVLIIVIWVIAFSITNPLVRTTQILGKLAQGNIDTNSKLNVKSGDEIEDIANSVNTLIDGLAKTVNFANEIGKGNLNVSYTKLSDRDLLGESLLNMRKSIEQAKIQEDKRKVDDEKMNWATLGIAKFAEILRQNTDDMNEFSYQIISNLVKYVDANVGGLFLINNDAKSDIFFELASCYAYTRRKYLQKRINLGEGLVGRCAKEGETIYLTDIPKDYIHIVSGLGDEKPSSLLIVPLKLNDEVYGVIEIASFEVIEKYIIDFIEKIGESIAATVSNVKINIRTVKLLEESKVKSEELASQEEEMRQNMEELQATQEESERKSIEAESLVNALNASSYVIEYDINGRVISVNDAYLDLTGQKAKEIIGTHHSDNLLMTEKQKHNYQNFWRDLKNGAIRKETNKVTLSDKTYTFIETYSPIFNENHEVTKILKIAHDITDFIADKREIEK, encoded by the coding sequence ATGAAAATCAGGATGAAAATTAGAAGTAAAATGCTTCTATCTGTTGTAATAATTGCATCGATGGTATTTTTATCATCCATTGGATACCTTACAAATAAGTTGAAATCCATTTCTCTAAAAGAATCATCTAGCCTTGCCGATGCTATTGCTGCCAAGAATGCAAATCTGATAAAATCATCTTTAACTGCAGAGATGGGAATGGCGAGAACTATGGCTAATAGTTTAGCTGATTTTAGGGAGCACCCAGATGCAAAACGAGTTGAATATACTAAACAGATATTAAAGAATGTTGCAACTCAAAATCCCGATTTTCTATCAGTGTGGTGTATATGGGAATTAAACTCAGTAGATGCAAACTGGAATAAACCTTACGGAAGATTATCTTTAACTTACTTTAGGGAAAATGGAAAATTGATTTTCACTTCAGGACGTGAGAGACTTGACGGAGATTTACTAACAGGTAGTTATTATTATTTGAAAACACATAAAAAAGAGGCTGTCTTCGATCCTTATCGATATACATATAAGGGTTCAAATATCACTATACTTGAAACAAGCGTTTGTGTTCCTCTTGTAGAGGGGGAAAGATTCGCTGGAGTATTTGGATTCGACTTCTCCTTGTCTCACCATCAAGTTTTAATAGATAAAATAAAACCATTTGAAGGTAGTATTGCAATGCTTCTTTCTCAAAATGCTTCAATAGTAGCCCATTCAAATGAAAAATTGATTGGTCTTTCATTTGATAGTATCTATCCCAAAGAAAATAAAATATTTGAAGTAGCTAAAAATATAAATAGTGGTAAAAGTTTTTCAGCCACTTTCATCGACTCAAAAACAAACATTGAGTACTATGCCACTTTTGCCAGTTTTGCAATTGAAAAATCAGAGAACCCATGGACATTGGCTCTTTTTGTTCCAACAAAGGTTTTAATGAAAGAAGCCAATGCTGTTTCTAAAACCTCTTTCGTGGTTATTCTTGTTGGATTGTTTGTTCTAATAATTGTTATTTGGGTAATTGCCTTCAGTATTACCAACCCATTGGTGAGAACAACACAAATACTTGGAAAACTCGCTCAAGGCAATATTGATACCAATAGCAAGTTGAATGTAAAATCTGGTGATGAAATAGAAGATATTGCTAACTCAGTTAACACTCTAATTGATGGGTTAGCCAAAACAGTAAATTTTGCCAATGAAATTGGCAAAGGAAACCTCAATGTATCTTACACTAAACTTAGTGATAGAGATTTGCTTGGTGAATCACTTTTAAACATGCGTAAAAGTATAGAACAAGCAAAAATACAAGAAGATAAGAGAAAAGTTGATGATGAAAAAATGAATTGGGCAACACTAGGTATTGCAAAATTTGCAGAAATACTTCGCCAGAATACTGATGACATGAATGAGTTTTCATATCAAATAATTAGTAACCTAGTTAAATATGTGGATGCAAATGTTGGAGGACTTTTCTTAATTAATAATGATGCTAAGAGTGATATCTTCTTTGAATTGGCATCTTGCTATGCTTATACTAGACGTAAATATTTACAAAAAAGAATTAATCTTGGTGAAGGATTAGTTGGGAGATGTGCAAAAGAAGGTGAAACCATCTATTTAACTGATATTCCTAAAGACTATATTCATATTGTTTCTGGTTTAGGCGATGAGAAACCATCAAGTTTACTTATTGTTCCACTTAAACTTAATGATGAAGTATACGGAGTTATTGAAATTGCTTCTTTTGAAGTAATTGAAAAATATATTATCGATTTTATCGAAAAAATAGGAGAAAGCATAGCCGCCACAGTTTCAAATGTGAAAATAAATATAAGAACCGTAAAACTTTTAGAGGAATCTAAGGTGAAATCTGAAGAATTGGCTTCACAAGAAGAGGAAATGCGCCAAAACATGGAGGAACTTCAGGCTACACAGGAAGAATCAGAGCGGAAATCAATAGAAGCCGAAAGTTTGGTTAATGCCCTTAATGCCTCTAGTTATGTAATTGAGTATGATATCAATGGAAGAGTCATTTCTGTTAATGATGCATATCTCGATTTAACAGGTCAAAAAGCAAAAGAGATAATAGGTACGCATCATAGCGATAACTTGCTGATGACCGAAAAACAGAAGCATAACTATCAAAATTTCTGGAGAGACCTTAAGAATGGGGCAATTCGTAAAGAAACAAATAAGGTTACTCTTTCTGATAAAACATACACCTTCATTGAAACCTATTCACCAATTTTTAATGAAAATCATGAAGTAACAAAAATATTAAAGATAGCACACGACATTACTGATTTTATAGCTGATAAAAGAGAAATAGAAAAATAA
- the fabG gene encoding 3-oxoacyl-[acyl-carrier-protein] reductase yields the protein MKLLEGKTGLITGAARGIGRAIALAYAKEGANVAFTDIAADDNFKNLEKELLVFGVKAKGYVSDASNFESSQKMVDDIIADFGRIDILVNNAGITRDNLIMRMTEEQWDLVIRVNLKSVFNLTKAVQKYMLKQKNGSIINMSSVVGVSGNAGQSNYSASKAGIIGFTKSIAKELGSRNIRSNAIAPGFIITEMTHQLPDDVRNEWVKKIPLQRGGTPEDVANACIFLGSDLSSYVSGQVLNVCGAMNT from the coding sequence ATGAAATTACTTGAAGGAAAAACTGGGCTTATTACTGGTGCTGCCCGAGGAATTGGTAGAGCAATAGCTCTTGCTTATGCAAAGGAGGGAGCAAATGTTGCATTTACTGACATTGCCGCTGATGATAATTTTAAGAATTTGGAAAAAGAGCTTTTAGTATTCGGTGTTAAAGCTAAGGGGTATGTTTCTGATGCTAGCAATTTTGAATCATCACAGAAAATGGTTGATGATATTATTGCTGACTTTGGAAGGATTGATATACTTGTAAATAATGCTGGAATTACTCGCGATAATCTGATAATGAGAATGACGGAAGAGCAGTGGGATCTAGTAATAAGAGTTAATTTAAAATCTGTTTTTAATCTCACTAAGGCAGTACAGAAATATATGTTAAAGCAGAAGAATGGCTCGATTATTAATATGAGCTCAGTTGTAGGTGTTTCTGGAAATGCTGGACAATCAAATTATTCTGCATCGAAAGCTGGCATTATTGGATTTACTAAATCAATTGCTAAAGAATTAGGTTCAAGAAATATTCGTAGTAATGCGATTGCACCAGGTTTCATTATCACTGAAATGACACATCAATTGCCAGATGATGTTCGCAATGAATGGGTTAAAAAAATTCCTCTTCAACGCGGGGGTACTCCTGAAGATGTCGCAAACGCTTGTATTTTTTTAGGATCAGACCTTTCATCTTATGTTAGCGGGCAGGTGCTTAATGTATGTGGAGCAATGAATACCTAA